Proteins from a genomic interval of Fundulus heteroclitus isolate FHET01 unplaced genomic scaffold, MU-UCD_Fhet_4.1 scaffold_40, whole genome shotgun sequence:
- the LOC118560197 gene encoding uncharacterized protein LOC118560197 yields the protein MSLKMVMQRKQLTSKGMVTWYIPHHSVYHPKKPEKIRVVFDCSAKHEGTSLNDHLLTGPDMINDLAGILCRFREHKIAIMCDVEKMFHRFHVSPEDRDFLRFLWWKDGNTNTEPKEYRMRVHIFGAVSSPGCANYGMKYLASEHEKEYPLASSFINKNFYVDDGLISIDSVNKAKQLVTEAQEVCAKAKLRLHKFVSNNKEVLSVIPETERASNPNDVSLNSSEKHLQSVLGVKWNIEDDMFSFNVTLKERPATRRGILATVASVYDPLGFLSPYTLTGKQILQEMCKRGVEWDEPIPCAQKTKWEAWLREWDNLQNVQIPGCFVPENLGKVRKTEMHHFSDASNSGYGQCSYIRIVTNEQVHCTLVMGKARVAPTRIITIPRLELTAACVSATVSNFLKEELELKIDGVFLDRFKSDAWIHKK from the coding sequence ATGTCTTTAAAGATGGTGATGCAGAGGAAGCAGTTGACCTCCAAAGGGATGGTAACATGGTACATTCCGCACCACAGCGTGTATCATCCTAAAAAACCAGAAAAAATTAGAGTTGTTTTTGACTGCTCTGCTAAACATGAAGGCACCTCTTTAAATGATCACTTACTCACAGGCCCAGATATGATAAATGATTTAGCAGGAATATTGTGCAGATTTCGTGAGCACAAAATTGCAATTATGTGCGATGTGGAAAAAATGTTTCACCGCTTTCACGTAAGCCCAGAGGATCGAGATTTCCTAAGGTTCCTGTGGTGGAAAGATGGAAATACCAACACTGAACCCAAGGAATATCGCATGCGAGTGCACATCTTTGGTGCAGTGTCGTCTCCTGGATGTGCTAACTATGGCATGAAATACCTTGCAAGTGAGCACGAAAAAGAATATCCCTTAGCCTCCAgctttattaacaaaaacttCTATGTAGATGATGGGCTAATCAGTATTGATTCAGTCAACAAAGCAAAGCAGTTGGTCACTGAAGCGCAAGAAGTGTGTGCTAAAGCAAAATTGCGCTTACACAAATTTGTGTCCAACAACAAAGAAGTCCTGAGCGTTATTCCAGAAACAGAACGAGCCAGCAACCCAAATGATGTAAGTCTGAACTCCTCAGAGAAGCACTTACAAAGTGTTTTGGGAGTTAAATGGAACATTGAAGATGACATGTTTTCCTTCAATGTCACTCTCAAAGAAAGGCCTGCCACACGTCGAGGAATCCTAGCAACAGTCGCAAGTGTGTATGATCCGTTAGGTTTTCTTTCCCCTTACACTTTAACTGGAAAACAAATACTCCAGGAGATGTGCAAACGTGGTGTTGAATGGGACGAACCTATTCCATGTGCACagaagacaaaatgggaagCTTGGCTCAGAGAATGGGACAATCTCCAAAATGTTCAGATACCAGGATGTTTTGTTCCAGAAAACCTTGGTAAAGTCAGAAAGACTGAAATGCATCATTTTTCAGATGCTAGTAACAGTGGCTATGGACAGTGTTCATACATCAGGATTGTTACTAATGAACAAGTGCACTGTACGCTAGTCATGGGTAAAGCAAGAGTGGCTCCAACAAGAATAATTACAATCCCACGCCTTGAGCTCACTGCAGCATGTGTTTCTGCTACTGTAAGTAACTTCCTCAAGGAAGAGCTGGAGCTAAAAATTGATGGAGTTTTTCTGGACAGATTCAAAAGTGACGCTTGGATACATAAAAAATGA